In one window of Azotobacter salinestris DNA:
- the edd gene encoding phosphogluconate dehydratase yields the protein MHSRVLEVTRRLTERSRATRERYLDLMGRAAADGPSRTRLPCANFAHGVAGCGESDKQRLRLPGEVNVAIVSAYNDMLSAHQPYQHFPPLIKAALNEIGAVGQFAGGVPAMCDGVTQGEAGMELSLASRDVIAMATAVALSHNMFDAALCLGICDKIVPGLVIGALRFGHLPFVFVPGGPMPSGIPNKEKAETRQRYAEGKASREELLESEMKSYHSPGTCTFYGTANTNQMLMEVIGLHLPGAAFVNPYTPLRDALTREAARQVTRLTRQAGDYLPLCQVFDEKAAINAVVALLATGGSTNHTLHLPAMAQAAGIQLTWQDMSDLSEVVPLIAKVYPNGQDDVNHFHAAGGTPLLIRELLGAGLLHEDVNTVLGRGLSRYTQEPFLDGGRLVWREGPSQSLDESILRPVARPFSAEGGLRVLEGNLGRGVIKVSAVAPEHRVVEAPARVFVSQAELAAAFQAGELERDFVAVVRFQGPKANGMPELHKLTPYLGLLQDRGYRVALVTDGRMSGASGKIPAAIHVCPEAQEGGPLARVRDGDPIRVDGESGELKVMLPGAEWTARETVPPPDDAGVGCGRELFAFMRTAFSSAEEGACVFTERLGALK from the coding sequence ATGCATTCCCGAGTTCTCGAAGTCACCCGGCGGCTGACCGAGCGCAGCCGCGCCACCCGCGAGCGCTACCTCGATCTCATGGGCCGTGCCGCCGCCGACGGGCCGTCGCGTACCCGGCTGCCCTGCGCCAACTTCGCCCACGGCGTGGCCGGCTGCGGCGAGAGCGACAAGCAGCGCCTGCGCCTGCCCGGCGAAGTCAACGTGGCCATCGTCTCGGCCTACAACGACATGCTCTCGGCGCATCAGCCCTATCAGCATTTTCCGCCGCTCATCAAGGCCGCCCTGAATGAGATCGGCGCAGTCGGCCAGTTCGCCGGCGGGGTACCGGCGATGTGCGACGGCGTCACCCAGGGCGAGGCGGGCATGGAGCTGAGCCTGGCCAGCCGCGACGTGATCGCCATGGCCACCGCGGTGGCGCTCTCCCACAACATGTTCGACGCGGCGCTGTGCCTGGGGATCTGCGACAAGATCGTCCCCGGCCTGGTGATCGGTGCGCTTCGCTTCGGCCATCTGCCGTTCGTCTTCGTCCCCGGCGGACCGATGCCCTCGGGCATCCCCAACAAGGAAAAGGCCGAGACCCGCCAGCGCTACGCCGAAGGCAAGGCCAGTCGCGAGGAACTGCTCGAGTCGGAAATGAAGTCCTACCACAGCCCCGGCACCTGCACCTTCTACGGCACCGCCAACACCAACCAGATGCTGATGGAGGTGATCGGCCTGCACCTGCCGGGCGCCGCCTTCGTCAACCCTTACACGCCGCTGCGCGACGCGCTGACCCGCGAGGCGGCCCGGCAGGTGACGCGCCTGACCCGGCAGGCCGGCGACTACCTGCCGCTGTGCCAGGTCTTCGACGAGAAGGCTGCGATCAATGCGGTGGTGGCGCTGCTGGCCACCGGCGGCTCGACCAACCACACCCTGCACCTGCCGGCCATGGCCCAGGCCGCCGGCATCCAGCTGACCTGGCAGGACATGTCGGACCTGTCCGAGGTGGTGCCGCTGATCGCCAAGGTCTACCCCAACGGCCAGGACGACGTGAACCACTTCCACGCTGCCGGCGGTACGCCCTTGCTGATCCGCGAGCTGCTCGGCGCCGGGTTGCTGCACGAGGACGTCAACACCGTGCTGGGGCGCGGGCTGAGCCGCTACACCCAGGAGCCGTTTCTGGACGGGGGGCGGCTGGTCTGGCGCGAAGGCCCGTCGCAGAGTCTCGACGAAAGCATTCTGCGGCCGGTGGCCCGACCGTTCTCCGCCGAGGGCGGTCTGCGTGTGCTGGAGGGCAACCTCGGACGCGGGGTGATCAAGGTTTCCGCGGTGGCGCCGGAGCACCGGGTGGTCGAGGCCCCGGCGCGGGTCTTCGTCAGCCAGGCCGAGCTGGCCGCGGCCTTCCAGGCCGGCGAGCTGGAGCGCGACTTCGTGGCGGTGGTGCGCTTCCAGGGCCCGAAGGCCAATGGCATGCCCGAGCTGCACAAGCTCACGCCCTACCTGGGGCTGCTGCAGGACCGCGGCTATCGCGTCGCGCTGGTCACCGACGGGCGCATGTCCGGGGCCTCCGGCAAGATCCCAGCGGCCATCCATGTCTGTCCCGAAGCGCAGGAGGGCGGGCCGTTGGCGCGGGTGCGCGACGGCGACCCGATCCGCGTGGACGGCGAGAGCGGCGAGCTGAAGGTGATGTTGCCGGGGGCGGAATGGACGGCGCGTGAGACGGTCCCGCCGCCGGACGACGCCGGCGTCGGCTGTGGCCGCGAGCTGTTCGCCTTCATGCGCACGGCCTTCAGTTCGGCCGAGGAAGGGGCCTGCGTGTTCACCGAGCGGCTCGGAGCGCTCAAATGA
- the scpB gene encoding SMC-Scp complex subunit ScpB: MNLNDPAELAVLLEAWLLAAGRPLSLERLGELFEEGERPDPARLRDALAILARSCQGRAFELEEVASGYRLQVRERFAPWVGRLWEERPQRYSRALLETLALIAYRQPISRGEIEEVRGVAVSSNIIKTLQEREWIRVVGYREVPGRPALFATTRAFLDHFNLKSLDELPPLAVLRSLEPGPEGAADGELPPVGLPVRAELGEPAEQTSFRTLLAELDSMEQGLKTDFDDLPEDGAEGVERAADDS, translated from the coding sequence ATGAACCTGAACGATCCGGCCGAACTGGCCGTGCTGCTCGAGGCCTGGCTGCTCGCCGCCGGCCGGCCGCTGTCGCTGGAGCGTCTCGGCGAGCTGTTCGAGGAGGGTGAGCGGCCCGACCCCGCCCGTCTGCGCGATGCCCTGGCGATCCTCGCCCGTTCCTGCCAGGGGCGCGCCTTCGAGCTGGAGGAAGTGGCCTCCGGCTATCGCCTGCAGGTGCGCGAACGCTTCGCACCCTGGGTCGGGCGCCTCTGGGAGGAGCGGCCGCAGCGCTACTCGCGGGCCCTGCTGGAAACCCTGGCGCTAATCGCCTACCGCCAGCCGATCAGCCGCGGCGAGATCGAGGAGGTGCGTGGCGTGGCGGTGAGCAGCAACATCATCAAGACCCTCCAGGAGCGCGAGTGGATACGGGTGGTCGGCTACCGCGAGGTGCCCGGTCGGCCGGCGCTGTTCGCTACCACGCGTGCCTTTCTCGACCACTTCAACCTGAAGAGCCTCGACGAGCTGCCGCCCCTGGCGGTCCTGCGCAGTCTGGAGCCCGGACCGGAGGGAGCGGCCGACGGGGAGCTGCCGCCGGTCGGTTTGCCGGTACGTGCCGAACTCGGCGAGCCGGCCGAGCAGACCAGCTTCCGCACCCTGCTGGCCGAGCTGGACTCCATGGAGCAGGGCCTCAAGACCGACTTCGACGACCTGCCGGAGGACGGCGCTGAGGGTGTCGAGCGGGCTGCGGACGACTCCTGA
- a CDS encoding segregation and condensation protein A yields the protein MPDDAVAAAGAPFALVYGQALTELPQDLYIPPDALEVFLEAFEGPLDLLLYLIRRQNIDILDIPVAEITRQYMGYVELMKTARLELAAEYLVMAAMLAEIKSRMLLPRSAEVEEEEEDPRAELIRRLQEYERYKKAAEELDGLPRVGRELHPAQLEAPQARVRRLLPTVGLDELLLAMAEVLRRADLFESHQVTREALSTRERMSEVLERLRDGSFVPFVALFQAGEGRLGVVVTFMAVLELIKESLVELVQTEPFAPIHVRLRGDEPAEDTQ from the coding sequence ATGCCGGACGACGCCGTAGCCGCCGCCGGCGCCCCCTTCGCGCTGGTCTACGGGCAGGCGCTGACCGAGCTGCCGCAGGACCTGTACATTCCGCCGGATGCCCTGGAGGTGTTCCTCGAGGCCTTCGAGGGGCCGCTCGACCTGCTGCTCTACCTGATCCGCAGGCAGAACATCGACATTCTCGATATCCCGGTGGCCGAGATCACCCGTCAGTACATGGGCTACGTCGAGCTGATGAAGACCGCGCGCCTGGAGCTGGCTGCCGAATACCTGGTGATGGCCGCCATGCTCGCCGAGATCAAGTCGCGCATGCTGCTGCCGCGCTCGGCGGAGGTCGAGGAAGAAGAGGAGGACCCGCGCGCCGAGCTGATCCGCCGGCTGCAGGAGTACGAGCGCTACAAGAAGGCCGCCGAGGAACTCGACGGCCTGCCGCGGGTCGGTCGTGAACTGCACCCAGCGCAGCTGGAGGCGCCGCAGGCGCGGGTGCGCCGCCTGTTGCCGACGGTCGGCCTGGACGAGCTGCTGCTGGCCATGGCCGAGGTGCTGCGCCGCGCCGACCTGTTCGAGAGTCACCAGGTCACCCGCGAGGCGCTGTCCACCCGCGAGCGCATGAGCGAGGTACTGGAGCGCCTGCGGGACGGAAGCTTCGTGCCCTTCGTGGCGCTGTTCCAGGCCGGGGAGGGGCGTCTGGGGGTGGTGGTGACCTTCATGGCGGTGCTCGAGCTGATCAAGGAGTCCCTGGTCGAGTTGGTGCAGACCGAGCCCTTCGCGCCCATCCATGTGCGCCTGCGTGGCGACGAGCCTGCGGAAGATACGCAATGA
- a CDS encoding L-threonylcarbamoyladenylate synthase has translation MSQYFQIHPENPQLRLIRQAVEIVRGGGVIVYPTDASYALGCQLGNKAGLERIRRLRQLDERHNFTLVCSDLSQLSLFARVDTGAFRLLKTWTPGPYTFILHASREVPRIMLHPKRRTVGLRIPANPIAQALLAELGEPLMSASLILPGEMLPMSDPGEMRRRLEHQVDLIIDGGAGTLEASTVVSLLEDEPEVVRVGCGDPTPFAGEA, from the coding sequence GTGAGTCAGTACTTCCAGATCCATCCGGAAAACCCCCAGCTGCGCCTGATTCGTCAGGCCGTGGAAATCGTCCGCGGCGGCGGGGTGATCGTCTACCCCACCGATGCCTCCTACGCGCTTGGCTGCCAGCTCGGCAACAAGGCAGGTCTGGAGCGCATCCGCCGCCTGCGCCAGCTGGACGAGCGACACAACTTCACCCTGGTGTGCAGCGACCTCTCGCAGCTGAGCCTGTTCGCCCGGGTCGACACCGGTGCCTTCCGCCTGCTCAAGACCTGGACCCCCGGCCCCTATACCTTCATCCTCCACGCCAGCCGCGAAGTGCCGCGGATCATGCTGCATCCCAAGCGGCGCACCGTCGGTCTGCGCATCCCGGCCAACCCCATCGCCCAGGCCCTGCTGGCGGAGCTCGGCGAGCCCCTGATGAGCGCCAGCCTGATCCTGCCCGGCGAGATGCTGCCGATGAGCGATCCGGGGGAGATGCGTCGGCGCCTCGAGCACCAGGTCGATCTGATCATCGACGGCGGTGCCGGCACCCTGGAGGCCTCCACCGTGGTCAGCCTGCTCGAGGATGAGCCCGAGGTGGTGCGCGTCGGCTGCGGCGACCCGACCCCCTTCGCCGGCGAAGCCTGA
- a CDS encoding PHP domain-containing protein, giving the protein MKVDLHCHSTASDGALSPAEVVRRAHGRGVRLLALTDHDTLAGLPEAQAASAELGIELINGIELSALWSGATVHVLGYAFACDAPALCQALAALHEGRWQRAGEIARRLAGKGMDGALEGARAVQRELGDSDNAPARPHFAEFLVRAGHARDRAEAFQKWLGAGKLGDVKQYWPSLDQAVATLRAAGAWISLAHPWHYDFTRSKRRRLVGDFIHAGGHALEVSNGLQPAEQVGSLAILVREFGLLASAGSDFHAPDTWSELGLYRPLPDDLPPLWMRFAHVRHCAVL; this is encoded by the coding sequence ATGAAGGTCGATCTGCACTGCCACAGTACCGCTTCCGACGGAGCCCTGAGCCCCGCCGAGGTGGTCCGTCGCGCCCATGGGCGCGGCGTCCGGCTGCTGGCGCTGACCGACCACGATACCCTGGCCGGGCTTCCCGAGGCGCAGGCCGCCAGCGCGGAGCTTGGCATCGAGCTGATCAACGGCATCGAGCTGTCCGCGCTGTGGAGCGGGGCCACCGTGCACGTGCTCGGCTACGCCTTTGCCTGCGATGCGCCGGCGCTGTGCCAGGCCCTTGCCGCACTGCACGAGGGGCGCTGGCAGCGGGCCGGGGAGATCGCCCGGCGCCTGGCCGGCAAGGGCATGGACGGGGCCCTGGAGGGCGCCAGGGCGGTGCAGCGCGAGCTGGGCGACAGCGACAATGCGCCGGCGCGTCCGCACTTCGCCGAGTTTCTGGTGCGTGCCGGGCATGCCCGGGACCGTGCGGAAGCCTTCCAGAAGTGGCTGGGCGCGGGCAAGCTGGGCGACGTCAAGCAGTATTGGCCGAGCCTCGACCAGGCGGTTGCCACCCTGCGCGCGGCCGGCGCCTGGATCAGCCTGGCGCATCCCTGGCACTACGATTTCACCCGCAGCAAGCGACGCCGCCTGGTCGGCGATTTCATCCACGCCGGCGGTCACGCCCTGGAAGTCAGCAATGGTCTGCAGCCGGCCGAGCAGGTCGGCAGCCTGGCCATCCTGGTTCGCGAATTCGGTCTGCTGGCCAGCGCCGGCAGCGATTTCCACGCCCCCGATACCTGGTCCGAACTCGGGCTGTACCGCCCGTTGCCGGACGACCTGCCGCCTCTCTGGATGCGTTTCGCCCATGTCCGCCACTGCGCCGTCCTCTGA
- a CDS encoding septation protein A, with product MKQFIDFIPLILFFIVYKLEPRIVELAGQSFTFGGIFSATAVLILASLLVYGALFLIQRRLEKGQWITLLACLVFGGMTLTFHSETFLKWKAPVVNWLFALGFAASQFIGDRPLIQRILGHAVSLPAPLWTRLNLAWVAFFVFSGCANLFVAFTFHEFWVDFKVFGSLGMTVLFLVGQGVFLARHMHEHGTDPAAKPKD from the coding sequence GTGAAACAATTCATCGATTTCATTCCGCTGATTCTCTTTTTCATCGTCTACAAGCTGGAACCCCGCATCGTCGAACTGGCCGGCCAGAGCTTCACCTTCGGCGGCATCTTCAGCGCCACTGCGGTCCTGATCCTCGCCTCGCTGCTGGTCTACGGCGCGCTGTTCCTGATCCAGCGCCGGCTGGAAAAGGGCCAGTGGATCACCCTGCTCGCCTGCCTGGTGTTCGGTGGCATGACCCTGACCTTCCACAGCGAAACCTTTCTCAAGTGGAAGGCGCCGGTGGTCAACTGGCTGTTCGCCCTGGGCTTCGCCGCCAGCCAATTCATCGGCGACCGCCCGTTGATCCAGCGCATCCTGGGCCACGCGGTCAGTCTGCCGGCGCCGCTGTGGACGCGCCTGAACCTCGCCTGGGTGGCGTTCTTCGTGTTCAGCGGCTGCGCCAACCTGTTCGTCGCCTTCACCTTCCACGAATTCTGGGTCGACTTCAAAGTGTTCGGCAGCCTGGGCATGACCGTCCTGTTCCTGGTCGGCCAGGGAGTCTTCCTCGCCCGTCACATGCACGAACACGGCACCGACCCCGCCGCCAAACCCAAGGACTGA
- a CDS encoding YciI family protein, translating into MLYAIIATDAENSLDKRLATRPAHLARLQQLKQEGRLVLAGPHPAVDSPDPGPAGFSGSLVVAEFDSLEAARSWAEADPYCAAGVYADVKVKPFNKVLP; encoded by the coding sequence ATGCTCTACGCCATCATCGCCACCGACGCGGAAAACTCCCTGGACAAGCGCCTGGCCACCCGTCCTGCGCACCTTGCCCGCCTGCAGCAACTGAAGCAGGAAGGCCGCCTGGTACTGGCCGGACCGCACCCGGCCGTGGACAGTCCCGACCCCGGCCCGGCCGGCTTCAGCGGCAGCCTGGTGGTCGCCGAATTCGATTCCCTGGAGGCCGCCCGCAGCTGGGCCGAGGCCGATCCCTACTGCGCCGCCGGCGTGTATGCCGACGTCAAGGTCAAACCCTTCAACAAGGTCCTGCCCTGA
- a CDS encoding response regulator transcription factor, whose protein sequence is MSELLLIDDDCELCELLASWLAQEGFQVRACHDGHAARTALVEKTPDAVVLDVMLPDGSGLELLKQLRGDYPDLPVLMLSARGEPLDRILGLELGADDYLAKPCDPRELTARLRAVLRRSQPPASSSQLELGDLCFSTARGVVGIGGHEIALTASESRLLEALLRQPGEPLDKQTLAQLALGRKLTLYDRSLDMHVSNLRKKLGPHPDGSPRILALRSRGYYYSA, encoded by the coding sequence ATGAGCGAACTGCTGCTGATCGACGACGACTGTGAGCTGTGCGAGCTGCTGGCCAGTTGGCTGGCCCAGGAAGGCTTCCAGGTGCGTGCCTGCCATGATGGCCATGCCGCCCGCACCGCCCTCGTCGAGAAGACCCCGGATGCCGTGGTGCTGGACGTGATGCTGCCCGACGGCTCCGGTCTCGAGCTGCTCAAGCAGCTGCGCGGCGACTACCCGGATCTGCCGGTGCTGATGCTCTCCGCCCGTGGCGAGCCGCTGGACCGCATCCTCGGCCTGGAACTCGGCGCGGACGACTACCTGGCCAAGCCCTGCGATCCACGCGAGCTGACTGCCCGTCTGCGTGCCGTGCTGCGCCGCAGCCAGCCGCCGGCCTCCTCCAGCCAGCTGGAGCTGGGCGATCTGTGCTTCAGCACGGCACGCGGCGTGGTCGGCATCGGCGGGCACGAGATCGCCCTCACCGCTTCCGAGAGCCGCCTGCTCGAAGCCCTGCTGCGCCAACCCGGCGAACCGCTGGACAAGCAGACCCTGGCGCAACTGGCGCTCGGCCGCAAATTGACTCTCTACGACCGCAGCCTGGACATGCATGTCAGCAACCTGCGCAAGAAGCTCGGCCCGCATCCCGACGGCAGCCCGCGCATCCTCGCCCTGCGCAGCAGGGGCTACTACTACAGCGCCTGA
- a CDS encoding Spy/CpxP family protein refolding chaperone: protein MRKTLSMLLLAAALPVAAIAGDMGHPGDMSHGYHHKERNGMAGMMMGPAHGLQLTDEQRKTMRQVYQEAAKEKREINQRYLDKLSEADKEAMRNELRASREKAEKTFRDQLTPEQQKAFDERKAEQEKRRAEWEEFRKWKAEKEGRQQ, encoded by the coding sequence ATGCGCAAGACCCTTTCCATGCTGCTGCTCGCCGCTGCCCTGCCTGTCGCCGCGATTGCCGGAGACATGGGCCATCCCGGCGACATGAGTCACGGCTATCATCACAAGGAACGCAACGGCATGGCAGGGATGATGATGGGCCCGGCACACGGGCTCCAACTGACCGACGAACAGCGCAAGACAATGCGCCAGGTCTACCAGGAAGCTGCCAAGGAGAAGCGCGAGATCAACCAGCGCTACCTCGACAAGCTGTCCGAGGCCGACAAGGAAGCGATGAGGAACGAACTGCGGGCCAGCCGTGAAAAGGCCGAGAAGACCTTCCGCGACCAGCTGACGCCGGAGCAGCAGAAGGCCTTCGACGAGCGCAAGGCCGAGCAGGAGAAGCGCCGCGCCGAGTGGGAAGAGTTCCGCAAGTGGAAGGCCGAGAAGGAAGGCCGGCAGCAGTAA
- a CDS encoding sensor histidine kinase, which translates to MHSLFWRILAAFWLALVLVAGLSMLLGRALNNDAWIIARHPGMQDLATRWTERYESQGALAAQPLLDENRNQYRVVVQVLDETGRHLSSRDLSRQHRPPPPPEPGNRPHLPRFPWRQLSQEYTSPKTGQTYLFIYRTPHEELQAWRHDSLLWPLSALLIALVVLTLFSLLLTVSITRPLNRLRRAVHDLGQTSYQQNSLARLANRRDELGVLARDFNRMGARLQSLIGSQRQLLRDVSHELRSPLARLRIALALAERASTEERARLWPRLTQECDRLEALIGEILTLARLDADPGAARPIDLAELVARLRNDYALSAPDREIRSELEPGLELSGWPDMLERALDNLLRNALRFSPAGQPVEIHAERQGEHLLLSVRDHGPGVAEEHLERLGEPFYRAPGQSAAGHGLGLAIARRAAERHNGRLILGNHPDDGFVATLDLPLATPR; encoded by the coding sequence ATGCATTCACTCTTCTGGCGAATCCTCGCGGCATTCTGGCTGGCTTTGGTGCTGGTCGCCGGCCTGTCCATGCTGCTCGGCCGGGCGCTGAACAACGATGCCTGGATCATCGCCCGCCACCCCGGCATGCAGGATCTCGCCACCCGCTGGACCGAGCGCTATGAGTCCCAGGGCGCCCTGGCCGCGCAGCCCCTGCTGGACGAGAACCGCAACCAGTACCGCGTCGTCGTCCAGGTGCTCGACGAAACCGGTCGTCATCTCTCCAGCCGCGACCTGTCCCGGCAACATCGACCGCCGCCCCCTCCCGAGCCCGGCAATCGCCCGCACCTGCCGCGCTTTCCCTGGCGCCAGCTGAGCCAGGAATACACCAGTCCGAAGACCGGGCAGACTTATCTCTTCATCTACCGGACACCCCATGAGGAGCTACAGGCCTGGCGCCATGACAGCCTGCTCTGGCCGCTCAGCGCCCTGCTCATCGCCCTGGTGGTGCTGACCCTGTTCAGCCTGCTGCTGACCGTTTCGATCACCCGCCCCCTGAACCGCCTGCGCCGCGCCGTGCACGACCTCGGACAGACCAGCTACCAGCAGAACAGCCTGGCGCGCCTGGCCAACCGACGCGACGAACTGGGCGTGCTGGCGCGCGACTTCAACCGCATGGGTGCGCGTCTGCAGAGCCTGATCGGCAGCCAGCGTCAACTGCTGCGCGACGTTTCCCACGAACTGCGCTCGCCGCTGGCGCGGCTGCGCATCGCCCTGGCCCTGGCCGAACGCGCCAGCACGGAAGAGCGTGCCCGCCTGTGGCCACGCCTGACTCAGGAGTGCGACCGCCTGGAGGCGCTGATCGGCGAGATCCTCACCCTAGCGCGCCTCGATGCCGACCCCGGCGCGGCCCGTCCGATCGACCTGGCCGAACTGGTCGCACGCCTGCGCAACGACTATGCCCTCAGTGCCCCGGACCGCGAGATCCGCAGTGAACTGGAGCCCGGACTCGAGCTGTCAGGCTGGCCGGACATGCTCGAGCGGGCACTGGACAACTTGCTGCGCAACGCCCTGCGCTTCAGCCCGGCCGGCCAACCGGTGGAAATCCATGCCGAACGCCAGGGCGAACACCTGCTGCTCAGCGTGCGCGACCACGGCCCGGGCGTGGCGGAGGAACACCTGGAGCGTCTGGGCGAGCCCTTCTACCGCGCACCCGGGCAGAGCGCGGCCGGTCACGGACTGGGGCTGGCCATCGCCCGGCGCGCCGCGGAGCGTCACAACGGCCGGCTGATCCTCGGCAATCATCCGGACGACGGTTTCGTCGCCACCCTCGACCTGCCGCTGGCAACGCCCCGCTGA
- a CDS encoding nitroreductase family protein — translation MEALDALLNRVSVARLRDPAPSAEQREHLFAAALRAPDHAQLRPWRFLTVEGEARAHLGELFASAIAASQPEAREEVLQKARSAPLRAPLLVVVIASLKEHPRVPDVEQILSAGCAAHALLVAAHAQGLGAMWRTGDAAYDPRVAAGLGLTGNERIIGFLYLGTPEGEPRLPHRLNVADFVSAWPG, via the coding sequence ATGGAGGCTCTCGATGCTCTGCTCAACCGTGTTTCCGTCGCTCGCCTGCGTGATCCGGCGCCGAGTGCCGAGCAGCGCGAGCACCTGTTCGCCGCCGCCCTGCGCGCGCCGGACCATGCCCAGCTGCGTCCGTGGCGCTTTCTGACCGTGGAGGGCGAGGCCCGGGCGCATCTCGGCGAGCTGTTCGCCAGCGCCATTGCCGCCAGCCAGCCGGAGGCCCGCGAGGAGGTACTGCAGAAGGCGCGCAGCGCACCGCTGCGGGCGCCCCTGCTGGTGGTGGTGATCGCCAGCCTGAAGGAGCATCCCCGGGTGCCGGATGTCGAGCAAATATTGAGTGCCGGCTGCGCCGCCCATGCCCTGTTGGTGGCGGCCCATGCCCAGGGACTCGGCGCGATGTGGCGCACCGGGGATGCCGCCTACGATCCGCGGGTGGCGGCCGGCCTGGGCCTGACCGGCAACGAGCGGATCATCGGCTTCCTCTACCTGGGGACGCCGGAAGGCGAGCCGCGGCTGCCACACCGCCTGAATGTGGCCGATTTCGTCAGCGCCTGGCCGGGCTGA
- a CDS encoding YkgJ family cysteine cluster protein, with protein MSDHNPCLTCGACCAHFRVSFYWGECRSAGGLVPDDLAVPVGPHRVAMRGTEGRPVRCTGLLGEVGDAVRCTLYEQRSSTCREFEAAWSNGQANPHCDKARAAYGLPPLTPPLQPDMAPERVA; from the coding sequence ATGTCCGATCACAATCCTTGTTTGACGTGCGGCGCATGCTGCGCGCATTTTCGTGTGTCTTTCTATTGGGGCGAATGCCGTTCCGCCGGCGGGCTCGTTCCGGATGACCTGGCGGTGCCGGTGGGCCCGCACCGGGTGGCGATGCGCGGTACCGAGGGCAGGCCGGTGCGCTGCACCGGACTGCTCGGCGAAGTCGGCGATGCGGTGCGCTGCACCCTCTACGAGCAGCGCTCCAGTACCTGCCGGGAGTTCGAGGCCGCCTGGAGCAACGGCCAGGCCAATCCCCACTGCGACAAGGCCCGTGCCGCCTACGGACTGCCGCCGCTGACGCCACCGCTGCAGCCGGACATGGCCCCCGAGCGGGTGGCCTGA